The following are encoded together in the Rhizobium tumorigenes genome:
- a CDS encoding DUF1491 family protein, whose product MRLRSDIFVSALIRRLFGRGDFAAVERKGAEASGAIFIRQRFRDGLETLFGPAPQSLFDEDGSNGRMFEVRLERQDAEMVRQMLEREQKFDADLWILELETDDIADIVPLADQRQNPL is encoded by the coding sequence ATGAGGCTGCGCAGCGACATCTTTGTATCCGCCCTGATCCGCCGGCTGTTTGGCCGGGGGGATTTTGCCGCGGTCGAGCGCAAGGGGGCGGAAGCTTCGGGGGCGATCTTCATACGCCAGCGGTTTCGCGACGGGCTGGAAACACTGTTCGGCCCGGCGCCGCAAAGCCTGTTCGACGAGGATGGTTCAAACGGCAGGATGTTCGAAGTCCGCCTCGAGCGTCAGGATGCCGAGATGGTGCGCCAGATGCTCGAGCGCGAACAGAAATTCGATGCCGATCTCTGGATACTCGAACTCGAGACCGACGACATCGCCGACATCGTGCCTCTCGCAGACCAGCGGCAAAATCCGCTCTGA
- a CDS encoding DUF2336 domain-containing protein, with protein MRDRFRDLEGPLGERKKDVVLMATVTSFEERPHPGKSELRQFAELFMPLFLASSDEAKRQAVAALSQCPHVPPAVALFIGCQPIAIAAPFIAAAGTIDDDTLITIARTQGTEHAKAIVKRDNLSPAVVDALVGLRHADTGRGKTKVLETPQTERIPLLEAPDSVIAERLAREEALRQQLRQIARHLSHDDTDRLGLRSLTDIQEALLVRFAREREAQNFATALADALSSSRWLAERILLDLSGQQLAVTLTSLGMNFADGVFVLERFYPHLSDGTGSISRAWRIMDSVDPADSQARVETWRRADRYTYVTPDQARPASQFKARRPEAENDVLPARARGGAR; from the coding sequence GTGCGTGATCGGTTTCGAGACCTGGAAGGACCGCTTGGCGAGCGCAAGAAGGATGTGGTCCTGATGGCGACGGTTACCAGCTTCGAGGAACGGCCCCATCCCGGAAAATCCGAACTGCGGCAGTTTGCCGAATTGTTCATGCCGTTGTTTCTCGCCTCCAGCGACGAAGCCAAGCGACAGGCGGTTGCAGCCTTGTCGCAATGCCCGCATGTGCCGCCAGCCGTGGCGCTGTTCATCGGCTGCCAGCCGATCGCGATTGCCGCTCCGTTCATCGCCGCCGCAGGCACAATCGACGACGATACGCTGATCACCATTGCCCGCACGCAAGGAACGGAACACGCGAAAGCCATCGTCAAGCGCGACAATCTCTCGCCTGCGGTCGTCGATGCGCTGGTCGGCCTTCGCCATGCCGACACCGGTCGCGGCAAGACGAAGGTGCTGGAAACGCCACAGACCGAGCGTATCCCCCTGCTCGAGGCACCCGACAGCGTGATTGCCGAAAGACTGGCCCGCGAGGAAGCGCTGCGCCAGCAATTGCGGCAGATTGCCCGCCACCTCTCTCACGACGATACCGATCGCCTCGGCTTGCGCAGCCTGACGGATATCCAGGAAGCGCTGCTGGTGCGCTTTGCCCGCGAGCGCGAGGCGCAGAATTTTGCAACGGCGCTGGCCGACGCGCTGTCGTCCAGCCGCTGGCTTGCCGAGCGCATCCTGCTCGATCTCTCCGGCCAGCAGCTCGCCGTCACGCTGACCAGCCTCGGCATGAATTTCGCCGACGGGGTCTTCGTGCTGGAGCGCTTCTATCCGCATCTGAGCGACGGTACGGGCAGCATCAGTCGCGCCTGGCGGATCATGGACTCGGTCGACCCGGCGGACAGCCAGGCGCGCGTCGAAACCTGGCGCCGCGCCGACCGCTACACCTACGTCACCCCTGACCAGGCAAGGCCCGCCAGCCAATTCAAGGCGCGCCGGCCCGAGGCGGAAAACGACGTCTTACCGGCCCGGGCGCGCGGCGGAGCGCGCTAA